In Candidatus Pelagibacter ubique HIMB140, a single window of DNA contains:
- the plsY gene encoding glycerol-3-phosphate 1-O-acyltransferase PlsY: protein MELLTIGIVSYLMGSIPFGLILTKIFLKKDIREIGSGNIGATNALRTGNKLIGYSTLILDIVKAVISVLYVKVNFPDLIYVSALCAFLGHVFPVWLRFKGGKGVATYVGILCSINIIFGIIFGICWLITFFISKFSSLASLIGSFSVPIYLLLFDSIENELFFGIMFILIFYTHRENIKRLINKEENKTKIY from the coding sequence ATGGAATTATTGACAATAGGTATTGTCTCGTACCTAATGGGTTCTATCCCTTTTGGATTGATATTAACTAAAATATTTTTAAAAAAAGATATTAGAGAAATTGGATCAGGTAACATTGGTGCAACAAACGCTCTAAGAACTGGAAATAAACTTATTGGTTATTCAACTTTAATACTTGATATAGTTAAAGCTGTTATCTCAGTTTTGTATGTAAAAGTAAATTTTCCTGATTTAATTTATGTATCGGCTTTATGTGCTTTTCTAGGTCATGTTTTTCCAGTTTGGTTAAGGTTTAAAGGTGGTAAGGGAGTAGCAACTTATGTTGGTATATTATGTAGTATAAACATAATATTTGGGATAATTTTTGGCATTTGTTGGCTTATAACTTTTTTTATTTCTAAATTTTCGTCATTAGCATCACTGATTGGATCATTCTCAGTTCCTATTTATTTATTACTTTTTGATTCAATAGAAAATGAATTATTTTTTGGAATAATGTTTATTTTAATTTTCTATACTCATAGAGAAAATATTAAACGACTGATAAATAAAGAGGAAAACAAGACTAAAATTTATTAA